Proteins encoded by one window of Clostridium bornimense:
- the alr gene encoding alanine racemase, with protein MFRHLRPVWAEINIDNLINNVNEIKRVAKGKELIAAIKADGYGHGAVDIAPFMLDAGVNRFAVAVISEAIELRRNNIDAPIMILGYTPLIFGKDLLRYEIEQSVMSYEYCKKLSTLATEEKSIAKVHIALDTGMGRIGFIPNEDSIEEIKKISELPNIKIVGMFSHFATADEANKEYALTQLDKFKKFDEKLQKRGIKIPMRHIANSAALIDMKDSIFEALRPGIILYGYYPSNEVNKSIINLKPVMSLKTNIVHIKEVERGTSISYNRTFITERKSKIATLPVGYADGYSRALSNKGKVIINGKIANIVGRVCMDQCMVDVTDIEDVKVGDDVVLMGEDSGLKIDAEDMARLLDTISYEVTCMISKRVPRVYIKDNKVVKIRNYV; from the coding sequence TTGTTTAGGCACTTAAGACCAGTTTGGGCAGAAATTAATATAGACAACTTAATAAATAACGTTAATGAAATAAAAAGAGTAGCAAAAGGTAAGGAGCTAATAGCAGCTATAAAGGCTGATGGATATGGACATGGCGCTGTAGATATTGCTCCATTTATGTTGGATGCAGGGGTTAATAGGTTTGCTGTAGCAGTTATAAGTGAAGCTATAGAACTTAGAAGAAATAATATAGATGCGCCAATTATGATATTAGGGTATACACCGCTAATATTTGGGAAAGACTTATTAAGGTATGAGATAGAACAAAGTGTAATGAGTTATGAATATTGCAAAAAACTATCAACTTTGGCAACAGAAGAAAAATCTATAGCGAAGGTGCATATAGCGTTAGATACTGGAATGGGAAGAATAGGATTTATACCTAATGAGGATTCCATAGAAGAAATTAAAAAAATAAGTGAATTACCAAATATAAAAATTGTAGGTATGTTTTCACATTTTGCTACTGCTGATGAAGCAAATAAAGAATATGCATTGACTCAATTAGATAAATTTAAAAAATTCGATGAAAAATTACAAAAAAGAGGAATAAAAATTCCAATGAGACATATAGCTAATAGTGCAGCATTAATTGATATGAAAGACTCTATTTTTGAAGCTTTAAGACCGGGGATAATTTTATATGGATATTACCCATCTAATGAGGTAAATAAAAGTATAATAAATTTAAAGCCTGTTATGTCATTAAAGACTAATATTGTTCATATAAAAGAAGTAGAGAGAGGAACAAGTATAAGTTATAATAGGACATTTATTACAGAGAGAAAGAGCAAAATTGCAACATTGCCAGTAGGCTATGCAGACGGTTATTCTAGAGCGTTATCTAATAAAGGCAAAGTTATAATTAATGGTAAGATAGCGAATATAGTAGGAAGAGTTTGTATGGATCAATGCATGGTTGATGTAACTGATATTGAAGATGTAAAAGTAGGAGATGATGTAGTATTAATGGGAGAAGATAGTGGACTAAAGATTGATGCGGAAGATATGGCGAGACTGCTAGACACAATTAGTTATGAGGTAACGTGCATGATAAGTAAAAGAGTACCTAGAGTATACATAAAGGATAATAAAGTTGTAAAGATAAGAAATTATGTATAA
- a CDS encoding germination lipoprotein GerS-related protein: MGKSIIKKLSIISVIIVGALIVIMCYLIKNRTIIMNEEDYLTKLKELNKYSTDITMTFKNDRITDIYKGKLVFSREKGYMLELDNGRKMIFNSDEIKVKDSIVGDEYVRKSENDKIHKFIFLEEYIKLLYTDQKLNFTVQQENETEYLILHLKINEGNDNMKTASLWVDKGKVEPKKIVVYNKDNKETIVIEYRNFDKNYNDEDTVLQ, encoded by the coding sequence ATGGGGAAAAGTATAATTAAAAAGCTATCAATAATATCTGTAATTATTGTTGGTGCATTAATAGTAATAATGTGTTATTTAATAAAAAATAGAACTATTATTATGAATGAAGAAGATTACTTAACTAAATTGAAAGAATTAAATAAGTATTCAACAGATATAACTATGACATTTAAAAATGATAGAATAACAGATATTTACAAGGGTAAATTAGTATTTTCAAGAGAAAAAGGGTATATGTTGGAATTAGATAATGGAAGAAAAATGATTTTTAATAGTGATGAGATAAAAGTCAAAGATAGTATAGTTGGAGATGAATATGTAAGAAAGTCAGAAAATGATAAAATACATAAATTTATATTTTTAGAGGAATACATAAAGTTACTATACACAGATCAAAAATTGAATTTTACTGTGCAACAAGAAAATGAAACAGAATACTTAATTCTTCATTTAAAAATAAATGAAGGAAATGATAATATGAAAACTGCATCATTATGGGTAGATAAAGGAAAAGTTGAACCTAAAAAAATAGTGGTCTATAATAAAGATAATAAGGAAACTATTGTAATAGAGTATAGAAATTTTGATAAAAACTATAATGATGAAGATACAGTATTACAATGA
- a CDS encoding DUF6514 family protein, protein MKQIVNLERILEEGSKKYKYNYILTKNDLSVSIGDSCAEVPAYGIMVEKENYINGELIGIDKNSIEHISPYRHKVQEMLKLLYENVVSPVHLVDVIGEKVDKCVSDFESTDVIVKEM, encoded by the coding sequence ATGAAACAAATAGTTAATTTAGAAAGAATATTAGAAGAAGGATCAAAAAAATACAAATACAATTATATATTAACTAAAAATGATTTATCAGTTTCTATCGGAGATAGTTGTGCTGAGGTACCAGCTTACGGGATAATGGTAGAAAAAGAAAATTATATTAACGGGGAATTAATAGGAATAGATAAGAATTCTATAGAACATATAAGTCCATATAGACATAAAGTTCAAGAAATGTTGAAATTATTATATGAAAATGTAGTTTCACCAGTACATTTAGTAGATGTAATCGGAGAAAAAGTAGACAAGTGTGTATCTGACTTTGAAAGTACAGATGTAATAGTAAAAGAAATGTAA
- a CDS encoding YihY/virulence factor BrkB family protein, whose amino-acid sequence MKTIIIILIQSIKKFKEDNAFSLASHITYYTLLSFFPFFIFLLTLVGFFPISSENVIQNILTFIPQPAVKTVSQVLNEVLNYKHVTLLSFSFILSLWSASSGCKALMLGVNKAYNIRDRRSYIKIKFISMIYTVMFAFFIIGSFLLLTFGEHLIAFIYSTLKISLSSFWITNLLRIALLILILFIVFILMYKYTSSLKPPIMSVSYGALFATAGIYGLSRLYGIYINYFANKSLVYGSIGGIYVMIIWLNVISLLILFGAEINSVVYKKYYD is encoded by the coding sequence TTGAAAACTATTATTATAATATTAATTCAAAGTATAAAGAAATTTAAAGAGGATAATGCTTTTTCTTTAGCCTCTCATATAACATACTATACATTGCTATCATTTTTCCCTTTTTTCATATTTTTACTTACTCTAGTTGGTTTTTTCCCTATAAGTAGTGAAAATGTTATTCAAAATATATTAACATTCATACCACAACCGGCAGTTAAAACCGTTTCCCAAGTACTTAATGAAGTACTTAATTATAAACATGTTACCTTATTGTCATTTTCATTTATTTTGTCTCTTTGGAGTGCTTCTTCTGGATGTAAAGCTCTTATGCTTGGAGTGAATAAGGCCTATAATATACGTGATAGGCGTTCTTATATCAAGATAAAGTTTATATCTATGATTTATACTGTTATGTTTGCGTTCTTTATTATTGGTTCATTCCTCCTATTAACATTTGGTGAGCACTTAATTGCTTTTATATATTCTACATTAAAAATATCATTATCCTCATTCTGGATAACAAATTTATTAAGAATAGCTCTATTAATATTAATACTTTTTATTGTATTTATTCTTATGTATAAATACACATCCTCACTAAAGCCTCCTATTATGTCCGTATCATATGGAGCTTTATTTGCCACAGCTGGTATATATGGGTTATCTCGTTTATATGGTATATACATAAATTATTTTGCCAATAAATCATTAGTATACGGTAGTATTGGTGGTATATATGTAATGATTATTTGGTTAAATGTAATTTCTCTTCTTATACTTTTTGGAGCAGAAATAAACTCTGTAGTATATAAAAAATACTATGATTAA
- a CDS encoding MBL fold metallo-hydrolase RNA specificity domain-containing protein has protein sequence MIENNKIIHFESDKKILFKMDSDKSYIAHIIRALEKKYFKYSLVGVLDILSCLNYRIKNYHMSYFYSEEGLKQCRNTENIVYNILSLLRLGYYKEGRKRYEENREIIVDCFNNKDEVVKEYIELFIMLDINNEEIDKDKILKGYPDKIVRLYILMNNMKIDSIIDIIKEFSNDEMILSHIYYYLSKYHNKNYIKKAYVFGYKEDILYDLVDFSYEDLELEDLKGYALDGEKIIDNINITHYNFTDDSVEILSYENEINMSMHIIRTCKGIILLDMGAGFDENGNTIYIDVKRELEKYNINYKDILGIFISHGHFDHYGSLLIDDLDIPIYMTSITKDIIEESNSEFQGRLNNVKIIRSNDEILLGSFKIKAVENGHILGSCAFDIEVVGKRIIYLGDFCLSDQFTVLGLDIYKLIDNRKVDYLIMETTYGENKFSLTLDDKRKILGSVTKASIDSGVKVFIPSFAVGRAQEVLMSIKKNDIKYPIIVDGAAGKITYYYQKRSKCSNLIGECVEIVENEDAERMYQLSSIIIASSGMLRRGSRSYEYFNVLKYKEKTTVIKAGYMPKKNLILKEMEFMNNKTINLYDISLSAHSSYDELIFTMLKLKPKNLILVHGEGIEGISMKNTVVVK, from the coding sequence ATGATAGAAAATAATAAAATTATACATTTTGAAAGTGATAAAAAAATATTATTCAAGATGGATAGTGATAAAAGTTATATAGCACATATTATTAGAGCATTAGAAAAAAAATATTTTAAATATAGTTTAGTTGGGGTTTTAGATATACTATCATGTTTAAATTATAGAATTAAAAATTATCATATGAGTTATTTTTACTCAGAAGAAGGGCTTAAACAATGTCGTAATACAGAAAATATAGTATATAATATATTATCCTTATTAAGGCTTGGGTATTATAAAGAAGGTAGAAAACGATATGAAGAAAATAGGGAAATAATAGTAGATTGTTTTAATAATAAAGATGAAGTGGTAAAAGAGTATATAGAGTTATTTATTATGTTAGATATAAATAATGAGGAGATAGATAAAGATAAAATCCTAAAAGGGTATCCAGATAAAATTGTAAGGTTATATATACTTATGAATAATATGAAGATTGATTCTATTATCGATATAATAAAGGAATTTAGTAATGATGAAATGATATTATCGCATATTTACTATTATCTTTCTAAATATCATAATAAAAATTATATAAAAAAGGCATATGTTTTTGGATATAAAGAAGATATATTATATGATTTAGTAGATTTCTCTTATGAAGATTTAGAGTTAGAAGATTTAAAAGGATATGCTTTAGATGGAGAAAAAATAATAGATAATATCAATATAACTCATTACAATTTTACTGATGATAGTGTAGAAATATTATCATATGAAAATGAGATAAATATGAGTATGCATATAATTCGAACTTGCAAAGGAATAATATTGTTAGATATGGGAGCAGGTTTTGATGAAAATGGAAATACTATATATATTGATGTAAAGAGAGAATTAGAAAAGTACAATATAAATTATAAAGATATTTTAGGGATATTCATATCTCATGGACACTTTGATCATTATGGAAGTTTATTGATAGATGATTTAGATATTCCTATATATATGACAAGCATTACAAAAGATATAATCGAAGAAAGTAATTCTGAGTTTCAAGGAAGATTAAATAATGTGAAAATAATAAGAAGTAATGATGAAATTTTATTAGGATCATTTAAAATAAAAGCTGTTGAAAATGGACATATATTAGGCTCTTGTGCTTTTGATATAGAAGTAGTAGGTAAGCGAATAATTTATTTAGGAGATTTCTGTTTATCAGATCAATTTACGGTATTGGGATTGGACATATATAAATTAATTGATAATAGAAAAGTAGATTATCTTATAATGGAAACAACATATGGTGAAAACAAATTTTCTCTTACATTAGATGACAAAAGAAAAATATTAGGAAGTGTTACTAAGGCATCGATAGATAGTGGAGTAAAGGTTTTTATTCCCTCTTTTGCTGTAGGAAGGGCGCAAGAAGTATTGATGTCCATAAAAAAAAATGATATTAAATATCCTATTATAGTAGATGGAGCAGCAGGAAAGATAACTTACTATTATCAGAAAAGATCTAAGTGTAGTAATTTAATAGGTGAATGTGTAGAGATAGTAGAAAATGAAGATGCAGAGAGAATGTATCAATTATCTTCAATAATAATAGCCTCTTCAGGTATGTTGAGGAGAGGAAGTAGGTCCTATGAATATTTTAATGTATTAAAATATAAGGAAAAAACTACTGTTATAAAAGCTGGTTATATGCCTAAAAAAAATTTAATTCTAAAAGAAATGGAGTTTATGAACAATAAAACCATAAATTTATATGATATATCTTTATCAGCTCATAGTTCATATGATGAATTAATTTTTACTATGTTAAAATTAAAACCTAAAAATTTAATACTAGTTCATGGAGAAGGAATAGAGGGAATATCCATGAAAAATACAGTAGTGGTTAAATAA
- a CDS encoding Hsp70 family protein, which translates to MGGERQIYVAIDLGTTNTVLTLGKRNIDNTFGTEVIEIPQFDATKNLIQSKLLPSVLYIDNDERKYVGKIGKWMRENSSNRVVYNSKRFIGTDSRWKIGETVIGPVDVATEILKVCSNTIKRYTMGREIKGVTITVPASFNTDQINDTVEAAIRAGFKRKSITTISEPTAALIDYINIQSKRIQEDRDVDFSELKRILVFDIGGGTCDIAIIDVVQDENNLSFKEIAVGRYDDLGGVDFDTWAANYLLNKFAQERKLNINEISEVQKNHMINQLIIFAEQAKERISSEVENMEFMGIEKNNDEISFTKSIPDFYNDEICEFSLTKREFDLSTKPLYYKPTKVIKDQRELPKYKNIEEPILNTLTNYNIPIASIDYVFLTGGMSKYIGVKERVKEILRKDIILSPHPMEAVSRGAAIYNYYSIEETKNDSDVNPKEILKDGGDSAVLDITKVLAEAIMIDVDEGLPEVILKANQRIPYTGQLKGKLKTSSPSGLKINLYAGKDKYDSAMRIQRSYTGSYTFPVKTGTPITIEYSIDENKHLSMEVVVEDSLNERIKIGVESDVNVYEGR; encoded by the coding sequence ATGGGAGGTGAAAGACAAATATATGTAGCTATTGATTTAGGTACTACAAACACAGTATTAACATTAGGAAAGAGAAATATAGATAACACTTTTGGAACTGAAGTTATTGAAATACCTCAGTTTGATGCTACAAAGAATTTAATACAATCAAAATTATTACCGTCAGTATTATATATTGATAATGATGAAAGAAAATATGTTGGGAAGATAGGTAAATGGATGCGAGAAAATTCATCTAATAGAGTTGTATATAATTCTAAAAGATTTATTGGAACTGATAGTAGATGGAAAATTGGTGAAACAGTAATAGGTCCTGTAGATGTAGCTACAGAAATATTAAAAGTATGTAGCAATACTATAAAAAGATACACTATGGGAAGAGAGATAAAAGGTGTAACTATTACAGTACCTGCATCGTTTAATACAGATCAAATTAATGATACTGTTGAAGCTGCAATAAGAGCTGGGTTTAAGAGAAAATCTATTACCACAATATCTGAACCTACAGCGGCACTTATAGATTATATAAACATACAATCCAAAAGAATACAAGAAGATAGAGATGTAGATTTTAGTGAACTTAAAAGAATACTTGTATTTGATATTGGAGGAGGTACTTGTGATATAGCAATTATAGATGTAGTGCAAGATGAAAATAATTTATCATTTAAAGAAATAGCTGTGGGAAGATATGATGATTTAGGTGGAGTAGATTTTGATACTTGGGCAGCTAATTATCTTCTTAATAAGTTTGCACAGGAGCGTAAACTTAATATAAATGAAATAAGTGAAGTACAAAAAAATCACATGATAAATCAATTAATTATATTTGCAGAACAGGCTAAAGAAAGAATATCTTCAGAAGTTGAAAATATGGAGTTTATGGGGATAGAGAAAAATAATGATGAAATAAGTTTCACAAAATCCATTCCGGATTTTTATAATGATGAAATTTGTGAATTTTCTTTAACAAAGAGAGAGTTTGATTTATCAACAAAACCTCTGTACTATAAACCAACTAAAGTTATAAAAGATCAGAGAGAATTGCCTAAATATAAAAATATAGAAGAACCTATATTAAATACATTAACAAATTATAATATACCAATAGCATCTATAGATTATGTATTTCTAACAGGAGGAATGTCAAAGTATATTGGTGTTAAAGAGAGAGTAAAAGAGATATTGAGAAAGGATATAATTTTATCACCGCATCCTATGGAAGCAGTATCAAGAGGAGCAGCTATATATAATTATTATTCTATAGAAGAAACAAAAAATGATAGTGATGTAAATCCAAAAGAAATTTTAAAAGATGGTGGCGATAGTGCAGTTCTTGATATTACAAAGGTATTAGCAGAAGCGATTATGATAGACGTAGATGAAGGGTTACCAGAAGTTATCCTTAAAGCAAATCAAAGAATACCATATACAGGTCAATTAAAAGGAAAATTAAAAACATCTTCACCTTCAGGATTGAAGATAAATTTATATGCGGGAAAAGATAAATATGATTCAGCTATGAGAATTCAGAGAAGTTATACAGGATCCTATACATTTCCAGTAAAAACAGGGACGCCGATAACTATAGAATATAGTATTGATGAGAATAAACATTTATCTATGGAAGTTGTAGTAGAAGACTCATTAAATGAAAGAATTAAAATAGGAGTAGAGAGTGATGTTAATGTTTATGAAGGGAGGTAA
- a CDS encoding thiamine phosphate synthase codes for MIYLITNRALVKSDEEYFAKIKSAIDGGLDRIILREKQLGYDELLKYGKKIMELTKGTSCKVIVNSSLEVYKEINAYGLHLPYNKFLSMKDRIDNVGVSVHTLEEAIEVDRIGADYVLASNVYETKCKLGLEGKGVKFINNINKNISTKVIALGGINVDNYKEVYKAGADGVAIMSGIMCSKNPEKYILQLKNY; via the coding sequence TTGATATATTTAATAACAAATAGAGCATTAGTTAAGTCTGATGAAGAATATTTTGCAAAGATAAAATCAGCGATAGATGGCGGGTTAGATAGAATAATATTACGAGAAAAACAATTAGGTTATGATGAACTTTTAAAGTATGGTAAAAAAATTATGGAGTTAACTAAAGGAACTTCTTGTAAGGTTATAGTAAATTCATCATTGGAAGTATATAAAGAAATTAATGCTTATGGACTTCATTTACCCTATAATAAATTTTTATCAATGAAAGATAGAATAGATAATGTAGGTGTATCTGTACATACTTTAGAGGAAGCTATTGAGGTAGATAGAATAGGAGCTGATTATGTTTTAGCATCTAATGTGTATGAAACAAAATGCAAATTAGGACTTGAAGGAAAGGGCGTTAAGTTTATAAATAATATAAATAAAAATATATCCACAAAGGTTATAGCTTTAGGGGGTATAAATGTGGATAATTATAAAGAAGTATATAAAGCAGGAGCAGATGGCGTAGCTATAATGAGTGGAATTATGTGTAGTAAAAATCCAGAAAAATATATTTTACAACTGAAGAACTATTAA
- the thiC gene encoding phosphomethylpyrimidine synthase ThiC: MEYTTQMDAAKKGIITKEMMIVANKESMDVEELRQLVAEGKVAIPANKNHKSLDPEGVGQGLRTKINVNLGISKDCASIEKEMDKVKKAIEMKAEAIMDLSNYGKTAEFRKELVEYSKAMIGTVPVYDAIGFYDKEIDEITAEEFLKVVEKHAEDGVDFVTIHAGLNRETINTFKRNERLTNIVSRGGSLLYAWMEINNAENPFYEHYDKLLDICEKYDLTLSLGDACRPGANTDSTDAVQIKELITLGELTKRAWERNVQVIVEGPGHMTLDEIKANVMLQKKLCHGAPFYVLGPLVTDVAPGYDHITSAIGGAIAAAAGVDFLCYVTPAEHLRLPNLEDMKEGIVAAKIAAHAGDLAKGIKGAREWDNAMSKARADLDWEEMFNLAIDSEKPRRYREESMPEHKDTCTMCGKMCAVRNMNKVMKGEAVDIFNNK; encoded by the coding sequence ATGGAGTATACAACACAAATGGATGCAGCTAAAAAGGGAATAATAACGAAGGAAATGATGATAGTTGCTAATAAAGAATCCATGGATGTAGAAGAATTGAGACAACTTGTAGCAGAAGGTAAGGTTGCGATACCTGCAAATAAAAATCATAAATCATTAGATCCAGAAGGAGTTGGACAAGGGCTAAGAACTAAGATTAATGTTAATCTTGGAATTTCAAAAGATTGTGCATCAATTGAAAAAGAAATGGATAAGGTAAAAAAGGCTATTGAGATGAAAGCAGAGGCAATAATGGACCTTTCTAATTATGGTAAGACAGCAGAGTTTAGAAAAGAGTTAGTTGAGTATTCAAAGGCAATGATTGGGACAGTCCCAGTATATGATGCTATAGGTTTTTATGATAAAGAAATAGATGAGATTACAGCAGAAGAATTTTTAAAGGTAGTAGAAAAGCATGCAGAGGATGGAGTAGATTTTGTAACAATTCATGCAGGATTGAATAGAGAAACTATAAATACTTTTAAGAGAAATGAACGACTTACAAATATAGTTTCAAGAGGGGGCTCATTGTTATATGCATGGATGGAAATAAACAATGCTGAAAATCCTTTTTATGAGCATTATGATAAGTTGTTAGATATATGTGAAAAATATGATTTAACATTAAGTCTTGGAGATGCATGTAGACCAGGGGCTAATACAGATTCTACTGATGCAGTGCAGATAAAAGAGCTAATAACATTAGGAGAGCTTACTAAAAGAGCTTGGGAAAGAAATGTACAGGTTATCGTAGAAGGACCAGGACATATGACATTAGATGAAATCAAGGCTAATGTCATGCTACAAAAGAAACTTTGTCATGGAGCACCATTTTATGTTTTAGGACCATTAGTTACGGATGTAGCTCCAGGGTATGATCATATAACTTCAGCAATTGGTGGAGCTATTGCAGCAGCAGCAGGTGTTGACTTTTTATGCTATGTTACACCAGCAGAACACTTAAGACTTCCTAATTTAGAAGATATGAAAGAAGGAATTGTAGCAGCGAAGATAGCAGCACATGCAGGAGACTTAGCGAAAGGGATAAAAGGGGCAAGAGAATGGGATAATGCTATGAGCAAAGCAAGGGCAGATTTAGATTGGGAGGAAATGTTTAATCTTGCAATAGACAGTGAGAAACCAAGAAGATATAGAGAAGAATCTATGCCAGAGCATAAGGATACTTGTACAATGTGTGGAAAGATGTGCGCTGTTAGAAATATGAATAAAGTTATGAAAGGTGAAGCTGTTGATATATTTAATAACAAATAG